Part of the Hyalangium gracile genome is shown below.
GGAACACATCCGCCGCTTCGCTCCGCGCGGCATTGTCCTCTCGGGCGGTCCGGCCTCGGTGGAGGCGGAGGGCTCGCCCCGGTGCGATCCCTACGTCTTCCAGGCGGGCGTGCCAGTGCTCGGCATCTGCTATGGCCTGCAACTGCTGGCCAAGCTGCTGGGAGGCCGTGTGGACCGGTCGGCCCATCGCGAGTACGGCCCGGCGGAGGTGGAGGTGCTGGCCGCGCGAGGACCGCTGCTGGAGTTCAACCCGGGCGATCGGGTGAAGGTGTGGATGAGCCACGGCGATCGCGTGGACGCGCTGCCGCCGGGGTTCGAGGCCATCGGGCGCAGCGGCAACTCGCCCTTCGCGGCGGCGGCGCACACCTCCAAGCCGGTGTACGGGCTGCAGTTCCACCCGGAGGTGGTGCACACCCCGGCGGGCAAGCAGATGTTGCGGGCCTTCATGTTCGGCGACTGCAAGGTGAGCGGCTCGTGGACGATGAAGGGCTTCATCCAGGAGGCCGAGGCGGCCATCCGCCAGCAGGTGGGCGAGCACGGGCGCGTCATCTGCGGCCTGTCGGGCGGGGTGGACAGCTCGGTGGCGGCGCTGCTGCTGCACCGGGCGATCGGGCCGCGGCTGCAGTGCATCTTCGTGGACAACGGGCTGCTGCGGCAGGGCGAGCGCGCGCAGGTGGAGGCGCTCTTCGTGGATCGCTTCCACGTGCCGCTGAAGACGGTGGATGCCCGGGCGCGCTTCCTGGAGAAGCTGGCCGGTGTCACGGACCCGGAGAAGAAGCGGAAGATCATCGGCCGCGAGTTCATCGCGGTGTTC
Proteins encoded:
- the guaA gene encoding glutamine-hydrolyzing GMP synthase; the encoded protein is MDIHAEKILILDFGSQYTQLIARRVRELGVYCEIHRPDLSEEHIRRFAPRGIVLSGGPASVEAEGSPRCDPYVFQAGVPVLGICYGLQLLAKLLGGRVDRSAHREYGPAEVEVLAARGPLLEFNPGDRVKVWMSHGDRVDALPPGFEAIGRSGNSPFAAAAHTSKPVYGLQFHPEVVHTPAGKQMLRAFMFGDCKVSGSWTMKGFIQEAEAAIRQQVGEHGRVICGLSGGVDSSVAALLLHRAIGPRLQCIFVDNGLLRQGERAQVEALFVDRFHVPLKTVDARARFLEKLAGVTDPEKKRKIIGREFIAVFEEAAREVHDAEFLAQGTLYPDVIESVSYKGPSVTIKSHHNVGGLPEQMKLKLVEPLRELFKDEVRVLGRELGLPDEMVSRQPFPGPGLAIRVLGEVTDARLELVRRADAIVQEEIRQAGLYTELWQAFAVLLPVQSVGVMGDERTYESTCVLRAVTSVDGMTADWARLPFPVLERISTRITNEVRGINRVVYDISSKPPATIEWE